In Pengzhenrongella sicca, a single genomic region encodes these proteins:
- a CDS encoding nitrite/sulfite reductase produces the protein MTVTPAARTAARASRPNGQWAVDGRAPLNANEEMKAADNGLNVRDRIENVYAAGGFDSITDEDLHGRFRWWGLYTQRKPGIDGGRTATLEPHELEDRYFMLRVRIDGGALTTEQLRTIGAISTEFGRGTADITDRQNIQLHWIRVEDVPEIWRRLEAVGLSTTEACGDVPRVILGSPVAGIAADEILDPTWAIHEIARRYLGDLELSNLPRKFKTAVTGHPSQDVVHQINDVAFVGIVHPELGPGFDLWVAGALSVAPRLGERLGAFVREEQVPDVWAAVTALFRDYGYRRLRNKARLKFLLADWGTAKFRQILQDEFLGYELPDGPPPPRPTRSGDHVGVHAQKDGRFYIGAAPYVGRVSGPDLTAVADLADAAGSHRVRLTPYQKLLVLDVPADQVAAVVTGLRAHGLEAEPSPFRQSTIACTGIEFCKLAIVETKVPAMRAIDSLEARLGDLSQLTPISLHINGCPNSCARIQTADIGLKGQLVMDDDGAQVPGYQVHLGGGLASADRDEAGLGRTVRGLKVTAEGTAEYVERVVRRYVADRETTAAGPETFAAWAHRADEEALQ, from the coding sequence ATGACCGTCACCCCCGCTGCCCGGACGGCGGCCCGCGCGTCCCGCCCCAACGGCCAGTGGGCGGTCGACGGCCGGGCCCCGCTGAACGCGAACGAGGAGATGAAGGCCGCCGACAACGGCCTGAACGTCCGGGACCGGATCGAGAACGTCTACGCCGCGGGCGGCTTCGACTCGATCACGGACGAGGACCTGCACGGCCGGTTCCGCTGGTGGGGCCTGTACACGCAGCGCAAGCCGGGGATCGACGGCGGGCGGACCGCGACGCTCGAGCCGCACGAGCTCGAGGACCGGTATTTCATGCTTCGGGTCCGGATCGACGGCGGCGCGCTGACCACCGAGCAGCTGCGCACGATCGGGGCGATCTCGACCGAGTTCGGCCGCGGCACCGCCGACATCACCGACCGGCAGAACATCCAGCTGCACTGGATCCGGGTCGAGGACGTGCCCGAGATCTGGCGCCGCCTCGAGGCCGTCGGCCTGAGCACCACCGAGGCGTGCGGCGACGTTCCCCGCGTGATCCTGGGCAGCCCGGTCGCGGGGATCGCCGCCGACGAGATTCTCGACCCGACCTGGGCGATCCACGAGATCGCCCGCCGGTATCTCGGCGACCTCGAGCTGTCGAACCTGCCGCGCAAGTTCAAGACCGCCGTGACGGGCCACCCGAGCCAGGACGTCGTGCACCAGATCAACGACGTCGCGTTCGTCGGGATCGTGCACCCCGAGCTCGGCCCCGGCTTCGACCTGTGGGTCGCGGGCGCGTTGAGCGTCGCACCCCGACTGGGCGAACGCCTGGGCGCGTTCGTGCGCGAGGAGCAGGTGCCCGACGTCTGGGCCGCCGTCACGGCGCTGTTCCGCGACTACGGCTACCGGCGGCTGCGCAACAAGGCCCGGCTGAAGTTCCTCCTCGCCGACTGGGGCACCGCGAAGTTCCGGCAGATCCTGCAGGACGAGTTCCTCGGGTACGAGCTGCCGGACGGTCCCCCGCCGCCGCGGCCGACGCGCTCGGGCGACCACGTCGGGGTGCACGCGCAGAAGGACGGCCGGTTCTACATCGGGGCCGCGCCTTACGTCGGCCGCGTCTCCGGCCCGGACCTCACCGCGGTCGCCGACCTCGCCGACGCCGCCGGCTCGCACCGCGTCCGCCTGACGCCCTACCAGAAGCTCCTCGTCCTGGACGTGCCCGCCGACCAGGTCGCCGCCGTCGTCACGGGGCTGCGAGCGCACGGGCTCGAGGCCGAGCCGAGCCCGTTCCGGCAGTCGACGATCGCGTGCACCGGCATCGAGTTCTGCAAGCTCGCGATCGTCGAGACCAAGGTCCCGGCGATGCGCGCGATCGACTCGCTCGAGGCGCGGCTCGGGGACCTGTCCCAGCTCACCCCGATCAGCCTGCACATCAACGGGTGCCCGAACTCGTGCGCGCGCATCCAGACCGCGGACATCGGCCTCAAGGGCCAGCTGGTCATGGACGACGACGGCGCGCAGGTGCCCGGCTACCAGGTGCACCTGGGCGGCGGGCTCGCCTCGGCGGACCGCGACGAGGCCGGCCTCGGGCGCACCGTGCGCGGCCTCAAGGTCACCGCGGAGGGCACAGCCGAGTACGTCGAGCGCGTCGTGCGCCGCTACGTCGCCGACCGCGAGACCACCGCGG
- a CDS encoding type II secretion system F family protein: MSGLVALATAVVAALATALFLYGYRQMRSDAMGRLAVEDLALLRGQQRRKAEGESPLQRLARRFVPGMRRRLGPRRIAGLQRRIDEAGRPDGLTVDGYLERTAWWALLVVLAAVLFLLQGNVIAVLLCVAVPVILPLSRLAAAQRTRRERIDRDLPDFLDVLAVTVMAGVSFRAALARVAERFEGPLADEITLTLEQIANGASVRESFTNLRGRSSSEPVAQFVSALLQSQELGAPLAESLKQIAEDMRRDSAQRQRRAAATTAPKVTLVTSLVLVPGALIFVIVGLYLGADVDLGALLGAAG; encoded by the coding sequence ATGAGCGGGCTCGTCGCGCTCGCCACCGCGGTGGTCGCCGCGCTCGCCACCGCGCTGTTCCTCTACGGTTACCGCCAGATGCGCTCCGACGCCATGGGCCGGCTCGCGGTCGAGGACCTCGCGCTGCTGCGCGGTCAGCAGCGCCGCAAGGCCGAGGGCGAGTCGCCGCTCCAGCGCCTCGCGCGCCGCTTCGTCCCCGGCATGCGCCGCCGGCTCGGCCCGCGCCGGATCGCCGGCCTGCAGCGCCGGATCGACGAGGCCGGGCGCCCGGACGGGCTGACGGTGGACGGCTACCTGGAGCGCACGGCGTGGTGGGCCCTGCTCGTGGTCCTCGCCGCCGTGCTCTTCCTCCTGCAGGGCAACGTCATCGCCGTGCTGCTGTGCGTCGCGGTCCCAGTGATCCTGCCGCTCAGCCGCCTCGCCGCCGCGCAGCGCACGCGCCGCGAGCGCATCGACCGCGACCTGCCGGACTTCCTCGACGTGCTCGCGGTCACGGTGATGGCTGGCGTCAGCTTCCGCGCCGCCCTGGCCCGGGTCGCGGAGCGGTTCGAGGGTCCGCTCGCGGACGAGATCACGCTCACGCTCGAGCAGATCGCCAACGGCGCGTCGGTGCGGGAGTCCTTCACCAACCTGCGCGGGCGCAGCTCATCCGAGCCGGTCGCGCAGTTCGTCTCGGCCCTGCTCCAGTCCCAGGAGCTCGGCGCGCCGCTCGCGGAGTCGCTCAAGCAGATCGCCGAAGACATGCGCCGCGACAGCGCCCAGCGGCAGCGGCGCGCAGCGGCGACGACGGCCCCGAAGGTCACGCTGGTGACCTCCCTGGTGCTCGTGCCCGGCGCCCTGATCTTCGTCATCGTCGGCCTGTACCTCGGCGCGGACGTCGATCTCGGCGCCCTGCTCGGCGCCGCGGGATGA
- a CDS encoding sensor histidine kinase, with protein sequence MSPSPRHFAHRVVGVALIVRLVAITVATFTLVGETMTAPILFSTVALGASGLLGLAYPAVLDFVVRHPLALIVDILVTLAVVATLGVESPFVLATFSTALIVGVLFERRTAVAAAVVLVAGYLLAARVEVLPDRGFMVAVGVPVLYVCLVAIGSVVQTAHEQQASAAREIALARESAASADERARLAREMHDSLGKTLLGIALAADALPMWVERDPAVALVEARGLAGGARQAADEARRLLVRMRVDQPDRPLVEVLASVCQQWQAHHGIPCRFTCAGAVDLSTDARYEILAIIGEALENVARHARASVVDVAVHGGADGAVLLSVQDDGQGFVPQSDGTSPRGHFGLTGMQERAQVAGASVTIRTGVGGGTRVLVQHPARLVRQIADEVA encoded by the coding sequence ATGAGCCCATCTCCGCGGCACTTCGCCCACCGCGTCGTCGGCGTGGCGCTCATCGTCCGGCTGGTGGCGATCACCGTCGCGACGTTCACCCTGGTCGGCGAGACGATGACCGCGCCGATCCTCTTTTCGACCGTCGCCCTCGGCGCGTCGGGACTGCTCGGGCTCGCCTACCCGGCCGTGCTGGACTTCGTCGTACGTCATCCGCTCGCGCTGATCGTCGACATCCTCGTGACGCTCGCCGTGGTCGCGACGCTCGGGGTCGAGAGCCCGTTCGTGCTCGCCACCTTCTCGACCGCGCTCATCGTCGGAGTCCTCTTCGAGCGGCGGACGGCGGTCGCGGCGGCCGTGGTGCTCGTGGCCGGGTACCTGCTGGCCGCGCGCGTCGAGGTGCTGCCCGACCGAGGATTCATGGTCGCGGTCGGCGTCCCGGTCCTGTACGTGTGCCTGGTCGCGATCGGGTCGGTCGTGCAGACCGCGCACGAGCAGCAGGCGTCGGCCGCGCGCGAGATCGCGCTCGCGCGCGAGAGCGCCGCGTCCGCGGACGAGCGCGCCCGGCTGGCGCGCGAGATGCACGACTCGCTCGGCAAAACCCTGCTCGGCATCGCGCTCGCGGCCGACGCGCTGCCGATGTGGGTCGAGCGCGACCCGGCCGTCGCGCTCGTGGAGGCGCGCGGGCTCGCCGGCGGAGCGCGGCAGGCGGCCGATGAGGCGCGGCGGCTGCTGGTCCGCATGCGGGTGGACCAGCCCGACCGACCGCTCGTCGAGGTGCTCGCCAGCGTGTGCCAGCAGTGGCAGGCTCACCACGGCATCCCGTGCCGGTTCACCTGCGCCGGCGCCGTCGACCTGTCGACCGACGCCCGCTACGAGATCCTCGCGATCATCGGCGAGGCGCTTGAGAACGTCGCCCGGCATGCCCGGGCGAGCGTCGTTGACGTCGCGGTCCACGGCGGTGCCGACGGCGCCGTGCTCCTGTCGGTGCAGGACGACGGCCAGGGCTTCGTGCCGCAGTCCGACGGGACGAGCCCGCGCGGCCACTTCGGCCTCACCGGCATGCAAGAGCGCGCGCAGGTCGCCGGCGCGTCCGTGACGATCCGCACCGGGGTCGGCGGCGGCACCCGCGTGCTCGTGCAGCACCCCGCGCGGCTCGTGCGCCAGATCGCGGACGAGGTCGCGTGA
- a CDS encoding TadE/TadG family type IV pilus assembly protein, with product MRRLRREDRGSAALEVVGVLPVVAIVLLALLQGIAAAYATHATNQAVRDGARALSLGSSAADAELAVTRSLPSGLAVEHFTVVAGGDGVRLEVRVPRIGVFPQLTVDRTAIMPDLAP from the coding sequence GTGAGGCGTCTGCGCCGCGAGGACCGCGGCTCCGCAGCGCTCGAGGTCGTCGGTGTCCTGCCGGTCGTCGCCATCGTCCTGCTCGCGCTCCTGCAGGGCATCGCCGCGGCGTACGCCACGCACGCGACGAACCAGGCCGTGCGCGACGGCGCCCGCGCGCTCAGCCTCGGCAGCTCGGCCGCGGATGCCGAGCTCGCGGTTACGCGCTCCCTGCCGAGCGGCCTGGCCGTCGAGCACTTCACCGTCGTCGCCGGGGGTGACGGGGTCCGGCTCGAGGTCCGCGTCCCCCGGATCGGCGTGTTCCCCCAGCTGACGGTGGACCGCACCGCGATCATGCCGGACCTCGCGCCGTGA
- a CDS encoding DUF456 domain-containing protein: MNAAGEVIIGIVLLVGLFGVVVQILPGGLLVLGAIAVWAVLTGTGWAWAVLGLAVAATAVAGVGKYLLAGRHLRGAGVPTSTLVWGGIAGVVGFFVVPVVGLPLGFVLGVFGAELARLRDQRVAWTATVAALRATGITILVELAGALISSAAWLAVVLLT; encoded by the coding sequence GTGAACGCCGCCGGCGAGGTCATCATCGGGATCGTCCTGCTGGTCGGTCTGTTCGGCGTCGTCGTCCAGATCCTGCCCGGCGGCCTGCTCGTGCTGGGCGCGATCGCCGTCTGGGCCGTCCTGACCGGGACGGGCTGGGCGTGGGCCGTGCTCGGGCTCGCGGTCGCCGCGACCGCGGTCGCGGGCGTCGGCAAGTACCTGCTCGCCGGGCGACACCTGCGCGGCGCGGGCGTGCCGACGTCGACGCTCGTGTGGGGCGGGATCGCCGGCGTCGTCGGCTTCTTCGTCGTGCCGGTGGTCGGGCTGCCGCTGGGCTTCGTGCTCGGCGTCTTCGGTGCGGAGCTCGCGCGCCTGCGCGATCAGCGCGTGGCGTGGACCGCCACCGTCGCGGCCCTGCGCGCGACGGGCATCACGATCCTGGTCGAGCTGGCGGGCGCGCTGATCTCCAGCGCGGCGTGGCTCGCGGTGGTCCTGCTCACCTGA
- a CDS encoding DUF192 domain-containing protein: MDGAVVAPILVAQTYAARLRGLIGRRVLPDALLLRPANSVHGVGMLVSIDVAVLDSRGTVLVTKVLRPFGMTRPHRGGDAVVEAPRGSFARWGLTAGAVATIEIRG, from the coding sequence GTGGACGGCGCCGTCGTCGCGCCGATTCTGGTCGCGCAGACCTACGCGGCCCGCCTGCGCGGCCTGATCGGCCGCCGCGTGCTGCCGGACGCCCTGCTCCTGCGGCCGGCGAACTCGGTGCACGGCGTGGGGATGCTGGTGTCCATCGACGTCGCCGTGCTCGACTCGCGGGGAACGGTGCTGGTCACGAAGGTGCTCCGGCCGTTCGGCATGACGAGGCCGCACCGCGGCGGCGATGCCGTCGTGGAGGCGCCGCGCGGCAGCTTCGCGCGGTGGGGGCTGACGGCGGGCGCCGTCGCGACGATCGAGATCCGAGGCTAA
- the cpaB gene encoding Flp pilus assembly protein CpaB, which produces MNPRQRRGVLFILLSAVLAVVVFFVVVSYVANVASRVGSLVTVYRAAGPVAAYAPLDENSIVADEVPARWLADVDRLTEDDLIGRSVAVNLEEGTMLTADMLVPASDLSPTEREIAVNVDSVTGLAGRIETGDYVDIYAVFADVPGLPKQVRVLVRNVRIVSVRGEQTTVDEDATTGQQTVIPVTLALEPNDALSVTYASAFAAEVRLVGLPTGTGEDRTGEQGEFDAEDLGGQAIPEGGN; this is translated from the coding sequence GTGAATCCCCGTCAGCGCCGTGGGGTGCTCTTCATCCTCCTGTCCGCCGTGCTCGCCGTGGTGGTCTTCTTCGTCGTCGTCAGCTACGTCGCCAATGTCGCGAGCCGGGTGGGATCACTGGTCACGGTGTACCGCGCGGCGGGGCCTGTCGCGGCCTACGCGCCGCTCGACGAGAACTCGATCGTCGCCGACGAGGTGCCCGCGCGGTGGCTCGCCGACGTGGACCGGCTCACCGAGGACGACCTGATCGGCCGCAGCGTGGCCGTGAACCTCGAAGAGGGCACGATGCTCACCGCCGACATGCTGGTCCCGGCCAGCGACCTGAGCCCCACCGAGCGCGAGATCGCGGTCAACGTGGACTCGGTCACCGGCCTCGCCGGCCGCATCGAGACCGGCGACTACGTCGACATCTATGCGGTGTTCGCGGACGTGCCCGGCCTGCCCAAGCAGGTCCGGGTCCTGGTGCGCAACGTGCGGATCGTGTCGGTGCGGGGCGAGCAGACGACGGTGGACGAGGACGCCACGACCGGGCAGCAGACCGTCATCCCGGTGACGCTCGCGCTCGAGCCGAACGACGCGCTCTCGGTCACCTACGCGAGCGCGTTCGCGGCCGAGGTCCGGCTCGTCGGCCTGCCGACGGGCACGGGCGAGGACCGCACGGGCGAGCAGGGCGAGTTCGACGCCGAGGACCTCGGCGGGCAAGCAATCCCCGAGGGAGGGAACTGA
- a CDS encoding AAA family ATPase, protein MAGIVVIGCADQSLAYELRSQLAEAAEVEVVGVAETTAELTALVIQHDPNLILVHDQLGPEPVHQVVRDLSLRRPAAVSIVVSSDNEAEAIGAAMDAGARGVLAYPLTFADVQVRVVNALEWSRHMMALLANAGPAETGARGRATVVAVTGSKGGVGTTTVATHLAWDIRRELPSHKVLLVDLDLEKGDVTSLIEARYRTSIADLAKVSQDLSVRTVADAVFEHESGLHLLLPPADVRDVEWVTPAAVRQIVALLRQQYDLVVIDVGAHVTPVQAAVVEIADEVISVVTPDLISLRALRRNLGWWDSLAVRKPEGVHVLLNKHSRLDEVQPETMRRLSPSGLMQTVLPDMVRRLETAANSRSPELVSEAAWWKGLRALGRELGVVRSPAAAKSAEPVLAPATVPPAQPSQHAQHPLAEAQAEVPVAPSRRDNRSTRREARERGSASVELLGVFPWVIVLVLIMWQLGVAGMTFVWTGYAASAAARSVALNETSAEVTAAARERMPSGMRSDFTVWVDPADESRVTVTSHVPLVAPGILSTPWTVEIDRFVVVEP, encoded by the coding sequence ATGGCCGGAATCGTCGTCATCGGTTGCGCCGACCAGTCACTGGCCTACGAGCTCCGCTCGCAGCTCGCGGAGGCGGCGGAGGTCGAGGTCGTCGGGGTCGCGGAGACCACGGCCGAGCTCACCGCGCTGGTGATCCAGCACGACCCCAACCTGATCCTGGTCCACGACCAGCTCGGCCCCGAGCCGGTGCACCAGGTCGTGCGCGACCTCAGCCTGCGCCGGCCCGCCGCGGTCTCGATCGTCGTCTCGAGCGACAACGAGGCCGAGGCGATCGGCGCCGCGATGGACGCCGGCGCGCGCGGGGTGCTCGCGTACCCGCTGACGTTCGCGGACGTCCAGGTGCGCGTCGTGAACGCGCTCGAGTGGTCGCGGCACATGATGGCGCTGCTCGCGAACGCGGGACCGGCCGAGACCGGCGCTCGCGGGCGGGCCACCGTCGTGGCGGTGACCGGCTCGAAGGGTGGGGTCGGCACGACGACCGTCGCGACCCACCTCGCCTGGGACATCCGCCGCGAGCTCCCCTCGCACAAGGTGCTCCTGGTCGACCTCGACCTCGAGAAGGGGGACGTGACCAGCCTGATCGAGGCCCGGTACCGCACCTCGATCGCCGACCTCGCGAAGGTCTCGCAGGACCTGTCCGTGCGCACCGTCGCCGACGCCGTGTTCGAGCACGAGTCGGGCCTGCACCTGCTGCTGCCCCCGGCCGACGTGCGCGACGTCGAGTGGGTCACCCCCGCCGCGGTCCGCCAGATCGTCGCGCTCCTGCGCCAGCAGTACGACCTCGTCGTTATCGACGTCGGCGCGCACGTCACCCCCGTGCAGGCCGCCGTCGTCGAGATCGCCGACGAGGTGATCTCGGTGGTCACCCCCGACCTGATCAGCCTGCGCGCGCTGCGCCGGAACCTCGGGTGGTGGGACTCGCTCGCCGTGCGCAAGCCCGAAGGCGTCCACGTGCTGCTCAACAAGCACTCCCGCCTCGACGAGGTGCAACCCGAGACGATGCGCCGCCTGTCGCCGAGCGGGCTCATGCAGACGGTGCTGCCGGACATGGTGCGCCGGCTCGAGACCGCCGCCAACTCCCGTTCGCCCGAGCTCGTCTCCGAGGCCGCGTGGTGGAAGGGCCTGCGGGCGCTCGGTCGCGAGCTCGGCGTCGTGCGTAGCCCCGCGGCGGCGAAGTCGGCCGAGCCGGTCCTGGCGCCCGCGACGGTGCCGCCGGCCCAGCCCAGCCAGCACGCGCAGCACCCGTTGGCCGAGGCCCAGGCCGAGGTTCCGGTGGCGCCGAGCCGGCGGGACAACAGGTCCACGCGGCGCGAGGCACGCGAGCGCGGCTCGGCCTCCGTCGAGCTGCTCGGCGTGTTCCCGTGGGTCATCGTGCTCGTCCTGATCATGTGGCAGCTCGGCGTGGCCGGCATGACGTTCGTCTGGACCGGCTACGCGGCCTCGGCGGCGGCGCGCTCGGTCGCGCTGAACGAGACCTCCGCGGAGGTGACTGCGGCGGCGCGCGAGCGCATGCCCTCCGGCATGCGCTCGGACTTCACGGTCTGGGTCGACCCCGCCGACGAGTCGCGGGTCACGGTCACCTCGCACGTGCCGCTGGTCGCGCCGGGGATCCTGAGCACGCCCTGGACCGTCGAGATCGACCGCTTCGTGGTGGTCGAGCCGTGA
- a CDS encoding type II secretion system F family protein has product MTLLLVLAGVFAASTFFVAGVRDLALVTSRRRSLVLGMAADLEGGDGTAIERWDRSFRATRPGRWVQRQLVLAGEEERSAVLVVAVALGGGVVVGYILAIGLAPVFGLLGIAAVVVGARAYLGRAKDRRNEQFIAQMPELARVLSNATSAGLSIAAAVGIAATEMSAPAGPELGRVESRMRFGDSLDTAMSGLEDRLPSREVSVLVSTLLVSARSGGSLVTSLRDIADTLDERKEVRREVRTTLAQSTATGYIVIVMGFALLFLLNFIQPGTVEAMLAEWVGRGALIVGASLFAGGFLLIRRLTRFDG; this is encoded by the coding sequence GTGACCCTCCTGCTGGTCCTCGCTGGGGTCTTCGCGGCGTCGACCTTCTTCGTCGCGGGGGTGCGCGACCTCGCGCTCGTCACGTCGCGCCGGCGGTCGCTCGTGCTCGGCATGGCCGCCGACCTCGAGGGCGGCGACGGCACGGCGATCGAGCGGTGGGACCGCTCGTTCCGCGCCACGAGGCCGGGCCGCTGGGTGCAGCGCCAGCTCGTGCTGGCGGGGGAGGAGGAGCGCTCCGCCGTCCTCGTCGTCGCGGTCGCGCTCGGCGGCGGGGTCGTCGTCGGGTACATCCTCGCGATCGGCCTCGCGCCGGTCTTCGGCCTCCTCGGCATCGCCGCCGTCGTCGTCGGCGCGCGCGCCTACCTCGGGCGCGCGAAGGACCGCCGCAACGAGCAGTTCATCGCCCAGATGCCCGAGCTCGCCCGCGTCCTGTCCAACGCCACCAGTGCCGGCCTGTCCATCGCGGCGGCCGTCGGCATCGCCGCCACCGAGATGTCCGCGCCGGCGGGGCCCGAGCTCGGCCGGGTCGAGAGCCGCATGCGGTTCGGGGACAGCCTCGACACGGCGATGTCGGGACTGGAGGACCGCCTGCCCTCGCGCGAGGTCTCCGTGCTGGTCTCGACCCTGCTCGTCAGCGCGCGCTCGGGCGGCTCGCTCGTCACCTCGTTGCGCGACATCGCGGACACCCTGGACGAGCGCAAGGAGGTCCGGCGCGAGGTGCGCACGACCCTCGCCCAGTCGACCGCGACCGGGTACATCGTCATCGTGATGGGCTTCGCGCTGCTGTTCCTGCTCAACTTCATCCAGCCGGGCACGGTGGAGGCGATGCTGGCGGAGTGGGTCGGGCGCGGGGCGCTCATCGTTGGCGCGTCCCTGTTCGCGGGCGGCTTCCTCCTCATCCGCAGGCTGACGAGGTTCGACGGATGA
- a CDS encoding CpaF family protein — translation MRGFSDWTEAGKDRVEATVPAVATVTELDEVLVTSFKRKLLDEVDLHELGRLDPGQRRIRLERVVAHLVSTEGIILTTRERNALIRRVVDESIGLGVLEPLLADESVSEIMINGHETIYVERFGMIEKVAASFASEEQLRQTIDRIVSTVNRRVDESSPMVDARLPADDRMPRGARVHVVLPPLVLNGPTVTIRLFPKAYGLDELLTRGSLDQATATLIAACVRARLNIIVSGGTASGKTTMLNALSAFIQGRQRIITIEDAAELSLSQEHVVRLETRPANVEGSGAVTIRDLVRNALRMRPDRIIVGEVRGGEALDMLQAMNTGHEGSLATVHANSTIDALTRLEVLASMSDVAIPFTALRDQVNGAIDIVVQLLRGSDGTRRVVEVAFVSSRHDDDFQLDPLMRWDPEAVNETGPPGRFIQFPIPAALSTKLRLAGELAALPEPGPTL, via the coding sequence GTGAGGGGCTTCAGCGACTGGACCGAGGCCGGCAAGGACCGCGTCGAGGCCACGGTCCCCGCGGTCGCCACCGTGACCGAGCTGGACGAGGTCCTCGTGACCTCGTTCAAGCGGAAGCTGCTCGACGAGGTCGACCTGCACGAGCTCGGGCGGCTCGACCCGGGCCAGCGCCGCATCCGGCTGGAGCGCGTCGTCGCGCACCTGGTCTCGACCGAGGGCATCATCCTCACGACGCGCGAGCGCAACGCGCTGATCAGGCGCGTCGTGGACGAGTCCATCGGCCTGGGCGTGCTGGAGCCGCTGCTCGCCGACGAGTCGGTCAGCGAGATCATGATCAACGGCCACGAGACGATCTACGTCGAGCGCTTCGGCATGATCGAGAAAGTCGCCGCCAGCTTCGCGTCCGAGGAGCAGCTGCGCCAGACGATCGACCGCATCGTCTCGACCGTGAACCGGCGGGTCGACGAGTCGAGCCCCATGGTCGACGCGCGGCTGCCCGCCGACGACCGCATGCCGCGCGGTGCGCGCGTCCACGTCGTGCTGCCGCCGCTCGTGCTCAACGGCCCGACGGTCACGATCCGGCTGTTCCCGAAGGCCTACGGGCTCGACGAGCTGCTGACCCGGGGGAGCCTCGACCAGGCGACCGCGACGCTGATCGCCGCGTGCGTGCGGGCCCGGCTCAACATCATCGTCTCGGGCGGGACGGCGTCGGGGAAGACGACGATGCTCAACGCGCTGTCGGCCTTCATCCAGGGCCGCCAGCGCATCATCACGATCGAGGACGCCGCCGAGCTGTCCCTGTCGCAGGAGCACGTCGTGCGGCTCGAGACGCGACCCGCGAACGTCGAGGGCAGCGGCGCGGTCACGATCCGGGACCTGGTGCGCAACGCGCTGCGCATGCGCCCCGACCGCATCATCGTCGGCGAGGTCCGCGGCGGCGAGGCGCTCGACATGCTGCAGGCCATGAACACCGGGCATGAGGGCTCGCTGGCCACGGTGCACGCGAACTCCACGATCGACGCCCTGACCCGGCTCGAGGTGCTGGCCTCGATGAGTGACGTGGCGATCCCGTTCACCGCTCTGCGGGATCAGGTCAACGGCGCGATCGACATCGTCGTGCAGCTGCTGCGCGGCTCCGACGGGACGCGTCGGGTCGTGGAGGTCGCCTTCGTGTCGTCCAGGCACGACGACGACTTCCAGCTCGACCCGCTCATGCGCTGGGACCCCGAGGCCGTGAACGAGACCGGCCCGCCCGGACGCTTCATCCAGTTCCCGATCCCGGCGGCGCTGAGCACGAAGCTGCGCCTGGCGGGCGAGCTCGCCGCCCTGCCCGAGCCCGGGCCGACGCTGTGA